A genomic window from Paenibacillus sp. FSL K6-0276 includes:
- a CDS encoding DUF1934 domain-containing protein: MPELQSDKYDVSITLVSLQDGQRNVMKANGEVVSKGPHLYIQYEELEQGPRGEEISVRTTIKIAGNQLKLIRHGGIQSEQSFQSGRRLPGFYRSPYTQFNLSTETNKLDVVREGRSLTVAWEYDLYVYEELSGKFAISLHIQEEPKL, from the coding sequence ATGCCCGAACTACAGTCTGACAAATATGACGTCTCTATCACGCTCGTGAGCCTTCAAGATGGTCAGCGAAATGTTATGAAAGCGAATGGAGAGGTAGTATCCAAAGGACCGCATCTATATATTCAATATGAAGAGTTAGAGCAGGGCCCTCGAGGAGAGGAAATTTCTGTTCGTACAACGATAAAGATTGCAGGCAATCAGCTAAAGCTAATCCGCCACGGTGGGATACAGTCGGAACAGAGCTTTCAATCCGGACGGCGTCTGCCGGGATTTTATCGTTCGCCATATACACAGTTTAATCTTTCTACAGAAACGAACAAGCTGGACGTGGTGCGCGAAGGGCGTTCCCTAACGGTTGCATGGGAATATGATTTGTACGTTTACGAGGAATTGTCAGGAAAGTTTGCTATTAGTTTGCATATACAGGAGGAACCGAAATTATGA
- the argS gene encoding arginine--tRNA ligase, protein MTQRKNPLELVNERVKEAIADAIVNAGIVAPEEVPDIVLEVPRDKAHGDLATNAAMQLTKIAKRNPRQIAEAIIAHLDTSSASIEKAEIAGPGFINFTLSKNYLYPIISLVAEQGDDYGRINVGQGQKVEVEFVSANPTGSLHLGHARGAAVGDALCNVLDYAGYQVTREYYINDAGNQVANLCKSIETRYLQELGQEAEMPEDGYHGEDIKGFAKELVAEKGDTLLEMSPSERAAFFRTYGLNKELDKIKRDLGLFRVNFDIWYSETSLYENGEVLRSLDELRDRGEVYEQDGATWLQTTKYGDDKDRVLIKNDGTYTYLTPDIAYHSDKYGRGYDKMINIWGADHHGYIPRMKAAMSALGNDPEKLVVLIAQMVSLFQNGEKVKMSKRTGKAITMEDLMEEVGIDAIRYFFTMRSMDSHLDFDMDLAISTSNENPVFYVQYAHARICSIFRQAEEQGISIPDYAEIDFTKLTAVHEYDLLRKIGELPAEIAVTAEGYAPHRLIRYVYELAAIFHSYYKAERVITEDAAQTVARLALLGAARTTIANVLRLVGVSAPDRM, encoded by the coding sequence ATGACACAGAGAAAGAATCCGTTGGAGCTTGTAAATGAACGGGTAAAAGAAGCCATTGCTGATGCAATTGTGAATGCAGGGATTGTTGCACCGGAAGAGGTTCCTGATATCGTACTGGAAGTACCAAGAGATAAGGCGCATGGTGATTTGGCTACGAACGCTGCTATGCAGCTGACCAAAATTGCAAAGCGTAACCCGCGCCAGATTGCTGAGGCAATTATAGCGCATCTGGATACTAGCAGCGCTTCTATTGAGAAAGCTGAGATTGCCGGACCAGGATTTATTAACTTTACGTTGTCCAAGAACTATTTGTACCCAATCATCAGCCTTGTTGCTGAGCAGGGTGATGATTATGGTCGTATTAACGTCGGTCAAGGACAGAAGGTTGAAGTGGAGTTCGTCAGCGCCAATCCAACGGGTAGCCTTCATTTAGGACATGCTCGTGGTGCTGCTGTCGGCGACGCGCTTTGCAACGTGCTCGATTATGCAGGCTATCAGGTCACACGCGAATATTACATTAATGATGCGGGTAACCAAGTGGCTAATCTGTGTAAATCCATTGAGACTCGGTACCTGCAGGAGCTGGGTCAAGAAGCAGAGATGCCTGAAGACGGTTACCATGGCGAGGATATTAAGGGATTTGCCAAAGAACTTGTGGCTGAAAAAGGCGACACACTGCTCGAGATGAGCCCTAGTGAGCGTGCAGCTTTTTTCCGTACCTATGGACTTAATAAAGAACTCGATAAAATCAAACGCGATCTGGGTCTATTCCGCGTAAACTTTGATATCTGGTACAGTGAGACTTCGCTGTATGAGAATGGCGAAGTGCTGCGCTCGCTAGACGAGCTTCGTGATCGTGGAGAAGTATATGAGCAGGATGGGGCAACCTGGCTGCAAACGACTAAGTATGGCGATGATAAAGACCGCGTTCTGATTAAGAACGATGGCACATACACCTACCTTACGCCGGACATTGCTTATCACAGCGATAAGTATGGCCGCGGCTATGATAAAATGATTAACATTTGGGGTGCTGATCACCATGGCTATATTCCGCGGATGAAAGCGGCGATGTCAGCACTTGGCAATGATCCTGAGAAGTTAGTGGTTCTAATTGCTCAGATGGTCAGTCTGTTCCAGAATGGTGAAAAGGTTAAAATGTCCAAGCGTACCGGCAAAGCGATTACGATGGAAGATTTGATGGAGGAAGTAGGAATCGATGCGATTCGTTATTTCTTCACCATGCGTAGCATGGATTCTCATCTTGATTTCGATATGGATTTGGCGATCTCTACTTCTAACGAGAATCCTGTATTCTACGTTCAATATGCGCATGCGCGTATTTGCAGTATCTTCCGTCAGGCAGAGGAGCAAGGGATCTCCATTCCTGATTACGCTGAGATTGACTTCACCAAGCTGACAGCAGTGCATGAATATGATCTGCTGCGCAAAATTGGTGAGCTCCCAGCAGAAATCGCTGTTACGGCTGAAGGTTATGCTCCACATCGCCTTATCCGTTATGTATATGAGCTGGCTGCTATTTTCCACAGTTATTACAAAGCTGAACGTGTAATCACTGAGGATGCCGCTCAAACCGTGGCACGTCTTGCGCTGCTTGGAGCTGCGCGTACCACCATTGCTAATGTCCTACGTCTTGTCGGTGTTTCTGCACCGGATCGCATGTAA
- a CDS encoding S8 family peptidase, with protein MDYHKFWHMLLEEISLAPNNGERRILTFNDPRQYAGALTQWKALKAKQPELRQVQVSTLIRAFFVPAAGAGKLMSRFADLLNVEEDLQIQIHSIANEKSGTATLPWGVKAIHAPQAWSKSTGVHVKIGVIDTGADYRHPDLKHSLATGVNLLHRGMLPLDDNGHGTHIAGTLAAAGGTRGMMGVAPRALLYPVKAFDHSGSAYVSDIVLGIDWCVQNRIDIINMSFGMKTRSKALHNVVIKAYRAGIAIIASSGNDGKRGGDYPARYPETIAVGAIDKRHRVAGFSNRGSYIDVYGPGEGVHSCWLKEGYKEMSGTSMATSHVTGAAALLLALRPGLSPRELKLLLRRTASPVRLRKGQRRASLGGGAADALRLLKAGARAKRAVSANV; from the coding sequence ATGGACTATCACAAATTTTGGCACATGCTTCTTGAAGAAATATCGCTTGCCCCCAACAATGGTGAGCGGCGTATTCTTACCTTCAATGATCCCCGCCAGTATGCCGGAGCATTAACACAATGGAAGGCTCTGAAAGCGAAGCAGCCCGAGCTGCGGCAAGTGCAAGTATCTACGCTGATTCGGGCCTTCTTTGTGCCTGCTGCCGGAGCTGGAAAACTAATGAGCCGATTTGCAGACCTCCTAAATGTCGAAGAGGATCTACAAATACAAATCCATTCCATAGCTAACGAAAAGAGCGGAACGGCCACACTCCCTTGGGGGGTGAAAGCCATTCATGCTCCTCAGGCATGGTCCAAATCAACCGGAGTTCATGTCAAAATCGGCGTAATTGACACAGGTGCTGATTACCGCCATCCCGATCTGAAGCATTCATTAGCCACTGGGGTCAACCTACTACACCGCGGAATGTTACCGCTGGATGATAATGGACACGGGACTCACATCGCCGGCACTCTAGCTGCGGCAGGAGGCACACGCGGTATGATGGGGGTGGCGCCGCGAGCGCTGCTATATCCAGTTAAGGCCTTTGATCATAGCGGATCTGCATATGTATCAGATATTGTGCTGGGCATTGATTGGTGCGTACAGAACAGAATCGATATCATCAATATGAGCTTCGGAATGAAGACTAGAAGCAAGGCGCTTCACAATGTGGTTATAAAAGCGTACCGAGCCGGAATCGCTATCATCGCCTCCTCCGGCAATGATGGTAAACGTGGCGGGGACTACCCGGCACGTTATCCTGAGACGATTGCCGTGGGCGCCATCGATAAAAGACATCGTGTTGCTGGATTCAGCAACCGCGGTTCTTATATCGATGTATACGGCCCCGGCGAAGGCGTGCACTCCTGTTGGCTGAAGGAGGGCTACAAAGAGATGAGCGGCACCTCCATGGCGACCTCGCATGTCACGGGAGCCGCTGCACTGCTGCTCGCGCTGCGACCGGGCCTCTCGCCAAGGGAGCTGAAGCTGCTCTTGCGCCGCACCGCGTCCCCGGTGCGGCTACGTAAGGGGCAGCGGCGCGCATCCCTTGGCGGCGGCGCTGCCGATGCCCTACGCCTGCTGAAAGCAGGAGCAAGGGCCAAGCGGGCGGTCTCCGCGAACGTGTAG
- the rpoE gene encoding DNA-directed RNA polymerase subunit delta gives MSTPLNLKLDPEKVKEMPMVDLAFLVLKAANTPYYYRDLMVEVAKLRGMTDQQSQDTIAQLYTEINIDGRFACVGTNLWGLKRWYPLERSDDPVGNTKRVRIINDEDDDLEDDDFAEEEENYAAEEEDFDAIDEDRDDLYSDDDSEEEVDEDVVIDEDDIDEDDTDEDDAEDDSDEDAEADE, from the coding sequence GTGAGTACGCCACTCAATTTAAAGCTGGACCCTGAGAAAGTTAAAGAAATGCCGATGGTGGATTTGGCTTTTCTAGTGCTTAAGGCGGCCAATACGCCGTATTATTACCGTGATCTGATGGTCGAGGTAGCCAAGCTACGCGGCATGACTGATCAACAAAGCCAAGATACTATTGCCCAGTTATATACCGAGATTAACATTGACGGGCGTTTTGCCTGTGTCGGAACCAACCTTTGGGGATTGAAACGCTGGTATCCTCTAGAGCGCTCTGATGATCCGGTTGGTAACACCAAACGCGTGCGTATCATCAACGATGAAGACGATGATTTGGAAGATGACGACTTTGCTGAAGAAGAAGAAAACTACGCTGCTGAAGAAGAGGATTTCGACGCTATCGACGAAGATCGCGATGACCTCTATTCCGACGACGACAGCGAAGAAGAAGTCGACGAAGATGTCGTGATCGATGAAGATGACATAGACGAAGATGACACAGACGAAGATGATGCAGAAGATGACTCTGATGAAGATGCCGAGGCTGACGAGTAA
- a CDS encoding CTP synthase gives MTKYIFVTGGVVSSLGKGITAASLGRLLKNRGLKVTIQKFDPYLNVDPGTMSPYQHGEVFVTDDGAETDLDLGHYERFIDINLSKNNNVTTGKIYSSVISKERRGEYLGGTVQVIPHITNEIKERVFRAGRETNSDVVITEIGGTVGDIESLPFLEAIRQIKSDIGRENVMYIHVTLIPYIKAAGEVKTKPTQHSVKELRSIGIQPNVIVCRTEYELSADMKAKIALFCDIDANAVVECRDASTLYEVPLNLRDEGLDEIVVNHLKLTTPAPDMREWESMLERIQKLEKTVEIAIVGKYVALHDAYLSVVESLSHAGFASNAEVKLRWVNAEEITDENVDEMLRGVGGILVPGGFGDRGIEGKISAIRYAREKLIPFFGICLGMQVSVIEYGRSILGLQGANSSEIDPNTPYPLIDLLPEQKDIEDMGGTMRLGLYPCKILPGSLAMSCYDDELVYERHRHRYEFNNTYRDEIEKAGLVISGSSPDGRLVEIVELPGHPWFLSVQFHPEFTSRPNRPQPLFREFVKASLNHSEQQ, from the coding sequence GTGACAAAGTATATTTTTGTAACGGGTGGCGTTGTGTCTTCCCTGGGCAAAGGCATTACCGCCGCTTCGCTGGGCAGGCTGCTCAAGAACAGAGGTCTAAAGGTAACGATTCAGAAATTTGATCCGTATCTTAACGTAGACCCTGGAACGATGAGTCCTTATCAGCACGGTGAAGTATTCGTAACAGATGACGGTGCGGAGACTGACCTTGACCTTGGGCACTATGAACGGTTTATTGATATTAATCTGTCAAAGAACAACAATGTGACGACAGGTAAGATCTATTCATCCGTAATTAGCAAGGAACGTCGTGGAGAGTACTTGGGCGGAACTGTACAAGTTATCCCACACATTACGAATGAGATCAAAGAACGCGTGTTCCGCGCAGGCCGCGAGACCAACTCTGATGTTGTAATCACAGAGATTGGTGGAACCGTAGGTGATATTGAAAGTCTTCCGTTCCTAGAAGCCATTCGCCAAATCAAGAGTGATATTGGACGGGAAAATGTGATGTATATCCACGTAACCTTGATTCCTTATATCAAGGCTGCTGGAGAAGTGAAGACGAAGCCGACACAACACAGCGTTAAAGAGCTGCGCAGTATCGGTATTCAACCAAATGTCATCGTGTGCCGTACGGAATATGAGCTTTCCGCAGATATGAAAGCGAAGATAGCACTCTTTTGCGATATTGATGCTAATGCTGTTGTGGAATGCCGCGATGCTTCAACGTTATATGAAGTTCCGTTGAATCTTCGTGATGAAGGATTGGACGAGATCGTTGTCAATCATTTGAAGCTTACAACACCTGCGCCAGATATGCGTGAATGGGAAAGTATGCTTGAGCGGATTCAGAAGCTAGAGAAGACAGTGGAAATAGCGATTGTAGGTAAGTATGTAGCCCTGCATGACGCTTATTTGAGTGTTGTAGAATCACTTTCACACGCAGGTTTTGCTTCCAATGCAGAAGTTAAACTTCGCTGGGTGAATGCAGAGGAAATAACAGATGAGAACGTGGACGAAATGCTGCGTGGTGTTGGCGGTATTCTAGTTCCTGGTGGTTTCGGTGATCGGGGAATTGAAGGTAAAATCTCCGCAATTCGTTATGCCCGTGAGAAATTGATACCTTTCTTCGGAATTTGCCTAGGTATGCAAGTTTCCGTAATCGAATATGGTCGCTCTATTCTTGGTCTACAAGGCGCGAATAGCTCCGAAATCGATCCAAACACACCATATCCACTGATCGATCTGCTTCCTGAGCAGAAAGATATTGAAGATATGGGTGGCACCATGCGTCTTGGTTTGTATCCTTGTAAGATTCTTCCGGGTTCCCTGGCAATGTCTTGCTACGATGATGAACTGGTATACGAGCGTCACCGTCACCGGTATGAGTTCAACAATACGTACCGCGATGAGATTGAAAAAGCAGGTCTGGTCATTTCCGGATCCTCTCCAGATGGCCGTTTAGTTGAGATTGTAGAACTTCCGGGACATCCTTGGTTCTTGTCGGTTCAATTCCATCCGGAATTCACTTCACGTCCGAACCGTCCACAACCGTTGTTCCGCGAATTTGTCAAAGCTTCTTTGAATCATTCCGAACAGCAGTAA
- a CDS encoding response regulator, with protein MDKKKVLIVDDQNGIRILLMEVFNSEGYTTFQAANGKLALDIVRCESPDLVLLDMKIPGMDGLEILKHLKELNPSIKVIMMTAYGELDMIKEATKLGALMHFTKPFDIDEMRVAVNMHLHNKSVDQCS; from the coding sequence ATGGATAAAAAGAAAGTGTTAATTGTCGATGATCAGAATGGGATCCGGATTCTTCTTATGGAAGTGTTCAATAGCGAAGGATATACAACATTTCAAGCAGCTAACGGAAAATTGGCATTAGACATTGTTCGCTGCGAGTCTCCCGACTTGGTCCTGCTCGATATGAAAATTCCGGGAATGGATGGACTCGAGATTCTGAAGCATCTGAAAGAGTTGAATCCGTCCATTAAAGTTATCATGATGACGGCTTACGGGGAGCTGGATATGATTAAGGAAGCAACCAAGCTAGGCGCATTGATGCATTTTACAAAGCCATTTGACATAGACGAAATGCGGGTAGCGGTCAATATGCATCTTCACAATAAGTCTGTAGATCAGTGTAGTTAA
- the fba gene encoding class II fructose-1,6-bisphosphate aldolase, whose product MPLVSMTDMLNKALEGKYAVGQYNINNLEWTQAILGAAEQEKSPVILGVSEGAARHMGGFTTVVKMVEGLIIDMNITVPVAIHLDHGSSFDKCKAAIDAGFTSVMIDGSHHPIDENIEMTKKVVEYAHAKGVSVEAEVGTVGGQEDDVIGGIMYAKLDECVRIVKETGIDTLAPALGSVHGPYLGEPNLGFKEMEEIRDATNIPMVLHGGTGIPEHDIKKAISLGTSKINVNTENQIVFAKVVREVLAAKPDAYDPRTFIVPGRDAIKETVIGKIREFGSNNKA is encoded by the coding sequence ATGCCATTAGTATCTATGACAGACATGTTGAACAAAGCACTTGAAGGAAAATATGCAGTAGGTCAGTACAACATTAACAACTTGGAGTGGACACAAGCTATTCTTGGTGCCGCTGAACAAGAAAAATCACCAGTAATCCTTGGTGTATCCGAAGGCGCAGCACGTCACATGGGCGGCTTCACTACTGTTGTTAAGATGGTAGAAGGTCTAATTATTGACATGAATATCACAGTTCCTGTAGCTATCCATCTTGACCATGGATCTAGCTTTGATAAATGTAAAGCAGCAATTGATGCTGGATTTACATCCGTAATGATCGACGGTTCCCACCACCCAATTGATGAGAACATTGAAATGACTAAAAAAGTCGTTGAATATGCTCACGCTAAAGGTGTTTCTGTAGAAGCAGAAGTAGGTACTGTTGGTGGACAAGAAGACGACGTTATCGGCGGCATCATGTATGCTAAGCTTGATGAGTGCGTACGTATTGTTAAAGAAACAGGTATCGACACTTTGGCTCCTGCACTTGGTTCCGTTCACGGACCTTACCTTGGCGAGCCTAACCTCGGATTCAAAGAAATGGAAGAAATCCGTGACGCTACTAACATCCCAATGGTTCTTCATGGTGGTACAGGTATTCCTGAACATGACATCAAGAAAGCTATCTCTCTGGGTACTTCCAAAATCAACGTAAACACTGAGAACCAAATCGTGTTTGCAAAAGTTGTTCGTGAAGTTCTAGCTGCTAAACCTGATGCTTACGATCCACGTACATTTATCGTACCAGGTCGCGATGCGATCAAAGAAACCGTTATCGGTAAAATTCGCGAATTTGGATCCAACAACAAAGCCTAA
- a CDS encoding UDP-N-acetylglucosamine 1-carboxyvinyltransferase, with translation MEKLMIGGGRPLEGVVTISGAKNSAIALIPAAILAESEVVLDNLPSLSDVAVYSDILQELGASVSWSGNQMRIDPSRIVSIPMPNGPVKKLRASYYMMGALLGRFKEATIGLPGGCNFEPRPIDQHIKGFEALGATVTNEHGSIHLYAKELRGAKIYLDVSSVGATINIMLAASRAKGSTIIENAAKEPEIIDVATLLNSMGAVIKGAGTETIRIEGVSEMHGCRHSIIPDRIQAGTYMIAAAATRGNVLIDNVIPKHLEALTAKLLEMGVDIEELDESIRVIGRTKYERADVKALTYPGFPTDLQSPMTSMLTQAEGVSVLSDFVYSNRFKHVPELVRMGAKIRVEGRSAIIEGGKLNAAKVKATDLRAGAALVIAGLTVEDGITEVTGVEYIDRGYDNLVSNLRQLGAHVWRENE, from the coding sequence ATGGAAAAATTAATGATTGGCGGTGGACGTCCGCTGGAGGGCGTTGTAACCATCAGTGGAGCAAAGAATAGTGCTATTGCACTTATTCCTGCGGCGATTTTGGCCGAATCTGAAGTTGTTCTGGATAATTTACCGTCCCTTAGTGATGTAGCCGTTTACTCCGACATCTTGCAAGAGCTTGGCGCAAGTGTATCTTGGTCAGGCAACCAGATGAGAATTGACCCTTCGCGTATTGTCTCTATACCCATGCCTAATGGTCCGGTTAAGAAACTTCGAGCTTCATATTATATGATGGGAGCTCTGCTTGGAAGATTCAAAGAAGCGACAATAGGTCTTCCTGGTGGTTGTAATTTCGAACCTCGTCCAATCGATCAGCATATCAAGGGATTCGAGGCACTGGGAGCAACAGTTACCAACGAACATGGTTCTATTCACTTATATGCAAAAGAGCTACGCGGTGCGAAGATTTATTTAGACGTATCAAGCGTAGGTGCCACTATTAACATCATGCTGGCGGCATCACGTGCCAAAGGCTCCACAATTATTGAAAATGCGGCTAAAGAGCCTGAGATTATAGATGTAGCAACCCTATTGAACTCTATGGGCGCTGTTATTAAAGGCGCTGGTACAGAAACCATTAGAATCGAAGGGGTCTCGGAGATGCACGGTTGCCGTCACTCCATTATTCCCGATCGGATTCAAGCAGGAACATATATGATTGCCGCTGCGGCTACGCGTGGTAATGTGTTAATAGATAACGTTATTCCTAAGCACTTGGAAGCTTTAACGGCCAAGCTTTTAGAGATGGGCGTTGATATTGAAGAGCTTGACGAAAGTATCCGCGTTATAGGTAGAACCAAATATGAGCGCGCAGATGTCAAAGCGCTGACCTATCCTGGCTTCCCTACAGATTTACAATCTCCCATGACAAGTATGTTGACGCAGGCAGAAGGTGTTAGTGTGCTTAGCGATTTTGTCTACAGCAACCGCTTTAAGCATGTGCCAGAATTGGTACGAATGGGCGCGAAAATTCGCGTTGAAGGCCGTTCTGCAATTATTGAGGGTGGTAAGCTTAATGCTGCAAAAGTGAAAGCGACTGATTTGCGGGCAGGTGCTGCCCTTGTCATTGCTGGGTTGACGGTAGAGGATGGAATTACCGAGGTGACCGGTGTAGAGTATATTGATCGTGGGTATGATAATTTAGTTAGCAACCTTCGTCAACTTGGTGCTCATGTTTGGCGTGAGAACGAATAA
- the rho gene encoding transcription termination factor Rho: MDLQISDLEEMKLTELYKLAKKYQIPYYGQLKKRELIFAILRAQAEQSGLMFMEGVLEILPEGYGFLRPINYLPSAEDIYISASQIRKFDLRSGDLVSGKCRTPKENERYFGLLQVNAVNGENPASAAERLHFPALTPLYPQDKLPLETSPTHLSTRIMDLLAPVGLGQRGLIVAPPKAGKTLLLKEIANSISTNNPEIELFVLLIDERPEEVTDMQRSVKGEVVASTFDELPENHIKVAELVLQRALRLVEHKKDVVILLDSITRLARAYNLVVPPSGRTLSGGIDPAAFHRPKRFFGSARNVEEGGSLTILATALIDTGSRMDDIIYEEFKGTGNMELHLDRKLAERRIFPAIDIRRSGTRREEVLLSKEELDTIWAIRKNMNESYDFVEGFIKKLRDTKTNAEFLASFDVAGAKQSPNGTASSGGTSNSGTAARRTTRAKTSSVPTT, translated from the coding sequence ATGGATCTTCAAATTTCCGATTTGGAAGAAATGAAGCTGACCGAGCTGTATAAGCTGGCCAAGAAATACCAGATCCCTTATTACGGACAGCTGAAGAAACGGGAACTGATCTTTGCGATCCTTCGGGCACAGGCAGAGCAGAGCGGTCTCATGTTTATGGAAGGCGTACTGGAAATTCTACCTGAGGGCTATGGATTTCTAAGGCCGATTAACTATTTGCCCAGCGCTGAAGATATTTATATCTCAGCCTCACAAATTCGGAAATTTGATCTCAGAAGCGGAGATCTTGTGTCTGGGAAATGCCGGACCCCGAAAGAAAATGAACGATATTTTGGCCTGCTTCAAGTCAATGCCGTTAATGGTGAGAACCCTGCTAGCGCAGCGGAACGTCTTCATTTTCCAGCATTAACACCACTTTATCCGCAAGACAAGCTACCGCTTGAAACATCCCCTACTCATTTGTCTACCCGAATAATGGATTTGCTCGCTCCTGTAGGTTTGGGGCAGCGGGGTTTGATTGTAGCACCTCCTAAAGCAGGAAAAACGCTCCTCTTGAAAGAAATTGCCAATAGTATTTCCACTAATAATCCTGAGATTGAGCTCTTTGTATTGCTGATAGATGAACGTCCCGAAGAAGTAACCGATATGCAGCGTTCTGTAAAAGGCGAAGTGGTTGCATCGACGTTTGATGAGCTTCCAGAGAATCATATTAAAGTGGCCGAACTTGTGTTGCAAAGGGCTCTTCGTTTAGTTGAGCACAAGAAGGATGTAGTTATTCTTTTAGATAGCATTACCCGTCTGGCACGTGCGTATAATCTTGTGGTTCCGCCATCTGGACGCACACTTAGTGGGGGGATTGACCCAGCAGCCTTTCACCGGCCGAAACGGTTTTTTGGCTCTGCGCGGAATGTGGAAGAAGGCGGCTCACTGACTATTTTGGCAACTGCATTAATTGATACCGGATCGCGTATGGATGATATTATTTATGAAGAGTTTAAGGGTACAGGTAATATGGAGCTTCATTTGGACCGCAAATTGGCGGAACGTCGTATATTTCCTGCTATTGATATTCGTCGTTCAGGTACACGTCGAGAAGAAGTGCTCTTGAGCAAAGAAGAGCTCGATACGATCTGGGCGATTCGCAAAAACATGAATGAATCCTACGATTTCGTGGAGGGATTCATTAAAAAGCTGCGTGATACGAAGACTAATGCTGAATTCTTGGCATCGTTTGACGTTGCGGGAGCTAAACAATCGCCAAATGGAACCGCAAGTAGCGGTGGCACTTCCAACAGTGGTACGGCTGCTCGTCGCACAACACGGGCGAAGACTTCTTCAGTACCTACAACTTGA
- a CDS encoding radical SAM protein, translating to MYLVYADGQGNVYDHSELYGLARSGDMIVEMLEEELIPLPEGATLVGLPNTRAVGMDPETGEMMSMPEGSQAVGALLPQGYTRLCLPGYVKTDKSYKLPLFGYSAVVWKDGGFYVAADPTDNPEKWNPLNCDKEDLEVSVGELTAKYPDNRLYEHLSNCALGYECLTSSNTFLGRWEGGVPVSYSCNAGCFGCISEQPDDSGFVSPQTRMNFRPTVNEISQVMLEHLKTPESIISFGQGCEGEPSTQAKLIIEAIREVRSITDMGYININTNAGLSDHIRGIVDAGLDLMRVSTISALDDHYNAYYKPRGYTLANVEKSLIYAASKGVYTSINYLIFPGVTDREEEIEAMVEFVRRTDLKLIQMRNLNIDPESYLELIPPAKGEILGMKTMLEIFRDELPDVVIGSYTHVPPADLARAKQRQLNI from the coding sequence ATGTATTTGGTATATGCCGACGGGCAAGGAAACGTATATGATCATTCTGAGCTGTACGGGCTAGCCCGTAGTGGGGATATGATCGTTGAAATGCTGGAGGAAGAGTTAATTCCGCTACCTGAAGGCGCTACACTCGTGGGTTTGCCTAATACGCGGGCGGTGGGAATGGATCCTGAGACGGGTGAAATGATGTCGATGCCAGAAGGCTCGCAGGCTGTAGGGGCGCTACTGCCTCAGGGTTACACTCGTCTGTGTCTTCCTGGTTATGTTAAGACGGACAAGTCTTATAAGCTTCCTCTGTTTGGTTATTCGGCTGTAGTGTGGAAGGATGGGGGATTCTATGTTGCAGCAGATCCCACGGATAATCCGGAGAAATGGAACCCGCTGAACTGTGATAAAGAAGACCTAGAAGTCAGTGTTGGTGAACTAACAGCCAAATATCCTGATAACCGTCTCTATGAGCATCTTTCTAATTGTGCGCTTGGCTATGAATGCCTCACTTCCTCTAATACGTTTTTAGGACGTTGGGAGGGTGGTGTACCTGTCTCTTATTCATGTAATGCCGGATGTTTTGGATGTATATCTGAACAACCAGATGATAGTGGCTTTGTCTCTCCACAGACTCGGATGAATTTCCGGCCTACGGTCAATGAAATTTCACAAGTTATGCTGGAACATTTGAAGACACCTGAATCGATCATCAGCTTTGGACAAGGTTGTGAAGGGGAGCCTTCTACGCAGGCTAAGCTTATTATAGAAGCTATTCGAGAAGTTCGTTCAATTACCGACATGGGTTACATCAACATTAATACCAATGCCGGATTAAGTGATCATATTCGTGGGATCGTTGATGCTGGGCTTGATTTGATGCGTGTCAGCACAATAAGTGCTCTTGATGACCACTATAATGCATATTACAAACCCCGCGGTTACACATTGGCTAATGTAGAGAAATCTTTGATATATGCCGCCTCGAAGGGTGTCTATACATCGATTAATTACCTGATATTCCCTGGAGTGACAGATCGCGAGGAAGAGATTGAAGCGATGGTGGAGTTCGTAAGACGAACGGATCTGAAGCTTATTCAGATGCGTAATCTGAACATTGATCCAGAGAGTTATTTGGAATTGATTCCCCCTGCTAAGGGTGAAATTCTCGGCATGAAGACTATGCTAGAAATTTTCCGGGACGAATTGCCGGATGTTGTTATTGGCTCTTACACGCATGTACCACCAGCGGATTTGGCTCGGGCAAAGCAACGGCAACTCAATATATAA